In one window of Carassius auratus strain Wakin chromosome 28, ASM336829v1, whole genome shotgun sequence DNA:
- the LOC113047483 gene encoding uncharacterized protein LOC113047483 produces the protein MSFWWLIEPSIHKIIRVSRSKSAARKHEDVTRVLPPSERQLLQPIDEFFLFLIYLSVGLKERDLAHRVHMHPSTVSRIISTWTNYLYTLLGSVCVWLSAAEVKSNLPEEFTDFPDTQVIIDCTEIRCQTQSSPLLQSEMYSNYKSHCTMKGLTGIAPHGPVTFVSQLYAGSMSDMELFKQCGITKRLTEDMAVMVDKGFLISDCVSCKVYCPPFLSRLKQMPAHQVKETQAITRLRVHVERVIRRIKQNKLFDCVITLSHSVNINQCFTVAYLLSNYSYMTNNSYMTVYFEYWYAILHLWLTLTQ, from the exons ATGTCGTTCTGGTGGCTTATAGAGCCATCCATACACAAAATCATTCGTGTGTCCAGATCGAAATCTGCTGCCAGAAAGCATGAAGATGTCACACGTGTACTGCCACCATCAGAG aGACAGCTGCTGCAGCCAATTGATGagttttttcttttccttatcTACTTGTCAGTTGGTTTAAAGGAGAGAGACCTGGCACACCGAGTTCATATGCATCCTTCCACAGTGAGCAGAATAATTTCGACGTGGACAAACTACCTCTATACACTGCtgggatcagtgtgtgtgtggctttcagCAGCTGAAGTGAAATCTAACCTCCCTGAAGAGTTCACGGATTTCCCAGACACACAGGTCATCATTGACTGCACTGAGATCAGATGTCAAACACAGTCCTCACCACTACTCCAAAGTGAAATGTACTCAAATTACAAATCTCACTGCACAATGAAAGGCCTCACTGGAATAGCTCCTCATGGACCAGTGACATTTGTCTCTCAGCTTTATGCTGGGTCAATGAGTGACATGGAGCTCTTTAAACAGTGTGGGATAACAAAAAGACTGACAGAAGACATGGCAGTTATGGTTGATAAAGGCTTTTTGATTAGTGACTGTGTCAGTTGCAAAGTGTACTGTCCACCGTTTCTCTCCAGGTTAAAGCAGATGCCAGCACATCAGGTGAAAGAAACACAAGCAATAACTAGACTGCGTGTGCATGTGGAACGAGTCATTAGGAGgatcaaacaaaacaaactttttgATTGTGTCATCACCCTTTCCCACAGTGTTAACATTAATCAATGTTTTACAGTCGCATATCTGTTGTCAAATTACTCTTATATGACAAATAACTCTTATATGACTGTTTACTTTGAGTACTGgtatgctattttacatttatggcTTACTTTaactcagtga